The following coding sequences lie in one Epinephelus moara isolate mb chromosome 17, YSFRI_EMoa_1.0, whole genome shotgun sequence genomic window:
- the tox4b gene encoding TOX high mobility group box family member 4b isoform X5, which yields MDLNFYSDLTDGTGQHDGDPEFLDPQSFNGFDTDNKFPGGSDNYLTISGSGHPFLSSSETFHTPSLGDEEFEIPPISLDPDSALTVSDVVSHFGELSDTGPSGSVVVPGNAVVEGDDPSFASTFVNAPSQGLEHLSLGVINQSGGSALLGSSLGMDLGHPIGSQFSSSSPVTIDVPLGDMSQGLLGSNQLTTIDQSELSAQLGLGLGGGNMLQRPQSPDNPLSATASPTSSLQDDDMDDFRRSVLVESPVSLAVSSGVISLDPSLSESPLSAPASSISPAVRRKGGAGGGKKGKTKPRKDPNEPQKPVSAYALFFRDTQAAIKGQNPNATFGEVSKIVASMWDSLGEEQKQVYKRKNEAAKKDYLKALAEYRAGHTSQAPIEVMDTSPSPPPPAPAPAVIATPSSTLATRTTRSQHYNPEENTITNICTSNIILDLPRVTTRSCTGAIKPQPPPAPTPPNPPTVTKIIIKQTQLPSGGVSVTATPASSPRQPPPLQQMQSAPLPPRLQQMVHAQAPPPLQAKPRGGGANAATAPPPLQIKVVPSSRQSDSSAPIIVTSAGETPTSVSSADLTVELGQSADMVTGGEEVAEAEEGMEVEVNVAPIPSVTTAASRNICVRAGCTNPAVESKDWDKEYCSNECVATHCRDVFMAWCAIRGQNSTTVT from the exons ATGGACCTGAATTTTTATTCGGATTTAACGGATGGTACCGGGCAGCACGACGGTGATCCAGAGTTCCTGGACCCGCAGTCTTTCAATGGATTTGACACTGACAACAAG TTCCCTGGAGGCAGTGACAACTACCTGACAATCTCTGGGTCCGGCcatcccttcctctcctcctcagag ACGTTCCACACTCCGAGCCTTGGCGATGAGGAGTTCGAGATACCTCCCATCTCTCTGGATCCAGACTCGGCCCTCACTGTGTCCGACGTGGTGTCCCATTTCGGGGAGCTGTCGGACACCGGGCCCTCGGGTAGCGTGGTGGTACCCGGGAACGCTGTGGTTGAAGGAGACGACCCTTCGTTTGCCTCCACTTTCGTTAATGCCCCCTCACAAGGACTGGAGCACCTGAGTCTGGGAGTCATCAACCAGTCGGGAGGAAGTGCTTTGTTGGGCTCGTCACTGGGGATG GATCTCGGTCATCCCATCGGCTCTCAGTTCAGCAGCTCGTCCCCGGTGACTATCGACGTCCCACTGGGTGACATGAGCCAGGGCCTGCTTGGATCCAACCAGCTGACTACAATTGACCAGTCGGAGCTCAGCGCTCAACTGGGGCTTGGCTTGGGAGGCGGGAACATGTTGCAGCGCCCTCAGTCGCCTGATAACCCTCTGTCGGCCACGGCGTCACCCACCAGTTCACTTCAGGATGACGACATGGATGACTTCCGAAGG AGCGTCCTGGTGGAATCTCCGGTCTCTCTGGCTGTCTCTTCAGGAGTCATCTCCCTCGATCCTTCCCTGTCCGAGTCCCCGCTCTCTGCCCCTGCGTCCAGCATCTCTCCAGCCGTCAGGCGGAAAGGAGGAGCGGGAGGAGGGAAGAAGGGGAAGACAAAGCCGAGGAAAGACCCAAACGAGCCTCAGAAACCTGTGTCGGCCTACGCTCTGTTCTTCAGGGACACACAGGCAGCTATTAAGGGACAAAACCCTAACGCTACATTTGGAGAGGTGTCTAAGATAGTGGCGTCCATGTGGGACAGCCTGGGGGAGGAGCAGAAACAG GTTTACAAAAGGAAAAACGAAGCAGCGAAGAAGGATTACTTGAAGGCGCTGGCAGAGTACAGAGCCGGCCACACGTCTCAG GCCCCTATTGAAGTCATGGACACCTCTCCGTCGCCGCCTCCTCCAGCCCCAGCTCCCGCTGTCATAGccacaccctcctccaccctagCCACTCGCACCACCAGGTCACAGCATTACAACCCCGAAGAAAACACCATCACCAACATCTGTACCTCCAACATCATCCTGGATCTGCCTCGGGTCACCACACGCTCCTGCACCGGTGCCATCAAACCCCAACCTCCGCCCGCTCCCACCCCGCCGAACCCGCCCACTGTCACCAAGATCATCATCAAGCAGACGCAGCTGCCCTCTGGCGGCGTTTCGGTCACGGCAACGCCCGCCTCTTCGCCACGCCAGCCGCCACCACTGCAGCAGATGCAGAGCGCTCCTCTTCCACCTCGGCTTCAGCAGATGGTACACGCCCAGGCCCCTCCGCCTCTGCAGGCCAAACCACGAGGCGGCGGAGCGAACGCTGCCACAGCCCCACCTCCGCTGCAGATCAAGGTCGTCCCATCGTCGCGGCAGTCGGATTCAAGCGCGCCGATCATTGTGACGTCAGCTGGTGAAACGCCCACGTCGGTGTCCTCCGCAGATCTGACTGTAGAGCTGGGACAGTCGGCTGATATGGTGACGGGAGGAGAGGAAGTGGCGGAGGCAGAGGAAGGG ATGGAGGTTGAGGTGAACGTCGCCCCCATCCCGAGTGTGACTACCGCCGCCAGCCGTAACATTTGTGTGCGCGCGGGCTGCACCAACCCCGCTGTGGAGAGCAAAGACTGGGACAAGGAGTACTGTAGTAATGAGTGTGTCGCCACACACTGCAG AGATGTGTTCATGGCCTGGTGCGCCATCCGAGGGCAGAACTCCACTACGGTCACATAG